One Synechococcus sp. CC9605 genomic window carries:
- a CDS encoding GNAT family N-acetyltransferase, with translation MALRPIAPEDQPLLREIYADAIESQAPLLYSEEQVRAWAALAWLPGVLDESFREGSGWLTTDGSAFAIRHPEDRLSLLYCRGCASRRGHGSALLNQIEADALASSVRQLRTEASQFSRPLLERRGWEVEAPETILIGGVPFERYRMVKLLRQVQS, from the coding sequence ATGGCTTTGCGTCCGATCGCTCCGGAGGATCAACCGCTGTTGCGGGAGATCTATGCCGATGCGATCGAATCGCAGGCTCCCCTCCTGTATTCAGAAGAACAAGTCAGGGCCTGGGCGGCTCTGGCCTGGTTGCCCGGCGTGCTCGACGAAAGTTTTCGGGAGGGCTCGGGATGGTTGACCACCGATGGTTCAGCGTTTGCGATCCGGCATCCCGAAGACCGCCTGTCGCTGCTCTACTGCCGTGGTTGTGCATCGAGGCGGGGCCATGGCAGTGCCCTTCTGAACCAGATTGAGGCGGATGCGCTGGCGTCCAGTGTTCGGCAACTGCGAACGGAGGCCAGTCAGTTCAGCCGACCGTTGCTCGAGCGTCGTGGCTGGGAGGTGGAGGCGCCGGAAACGATCCTGATCGGAGGCGTTCCGTTCGAGCGCTATCGGATGGTTAAGCTGCTCCGCCAGGTGCAGAGTTGA
- a CDS encoding RpoD/SigA family RNA polymerase sigma factor has protein sequence MGIPLESSATTKQSSRKEPALPSTGRRPSTRQGGRLATDSIGFYLSSIGRIPLLTAAEEIELAHHVQAMKQLQELPEEELTSRHRHKIRMGKRARDRMMAANLRLVVSVAKKYQNQGLELLDLVQEGAIGLERAVDKFDPAMGYKFSTYAYWWIRQGMTRAIDNSARTIRLPIHISEKLSKMRRISRELSHRFGRQPNRLELASAMGIEPRELEDLISQSAPCASLDAHARGEEDRSTLGELIPDPNGEEPMEGMDRSIQKEHLGGWLSQLNEREQKILKLRFGLGGEEPLTLAEIGRQINVSRERVRQLEAKAILKLRAMTNHQQAA, from the coding sequence ATGGGGATCCCTCTGGAATCTTCCGCCACGACAAAACAGTCGTCCCGGAAAGAACCTGCGTTGCCGTCCACCGGACGTCGACCATCGACTCGACAAGGAGGGCGGCTTGCCACTGACTCCATTGGTTTTTATCTGAGCAGCATCGGACGCATTCCCTTGCTGACGGCAGCTGAAGAGATCGAACTTGCACACCATGTGCAAGCGATGAAGCAACTTCAGGAGCTACCGGAAGAGGAGCTGACCTCCCGGCATCGCCACAAGATCCGCATGGGCAAACGGGCCCGCGACAGGATGATGGCCGCCAACCTCCGCCTCGTGGTGAGCGTGGCGAAGAAATACCAGAACCAGGGCCTGGAGCTGCTTGATCTGGTTCAGGAAGGAGCCATCGGCCTCGAGCGAGCGGTCGACAAGTTCGACCCCGCGATGGGCTACAAATTCTCCACCTATGCCTATTGGTGGATTCGCCAAGGCATGACGCGGGCCATCGACAACAGCGCCCGGACCATTCGTCTGCCGATCCACATCAGTGAAAAGCTCTCCAAGATGCGTCGCATCTCACGGGAGCTGTCCCACCGATTCGGTCGTCAACCGAATCGGCTGGAACTGGCCAGCGCCATGGGCATCGAGCCCCGGGAACTGGAGGATCTGATCTCCCAGAGCGCACCTTGTGCATCCCTGGATGCCCACGCCCGTGGCGAAGAAGATCGCAGCACCCTTGGCGAATTGATCCCTGATCCCAACGGTGAAGAGCCGATGGAGGGGATGGATCGCAGCATCCAGAAGGAACATCTGGGCGGCTGGTTGTCGCAGCTGAACGAACGCGAGCAGAAGATTCTGAAGTTGCGGTTCGGTCTCGGCGGTGAAGAGCCTTTGACCCTTGCGGAGATCGGTCGTCAGATCAATGTGTCCCGTGAGCGCGTTCGACAGCTCGAGGCCAAGGCGATTCTCAAGCTGCGCGCCATGACCAACCACCAACAAGCCGCCTAA
- a CDS encoding anthranilate phosphoribosyltransferase family protein, with translation MTSAVLSGRERFKQHLRKVGSGEHTSKGMSRDEAADAMELMLQGEATPAQIGAFLIAHRIRRPEPQELTGMLDTYRAHGPVLQSTADSRAPLCFGMPYDGRTRTAPIYPLTALVLLACGQPVVLQGGDRMPIKYGVTAVDLFRLLDLDLTGLPISAVADGFQQNGFALIHQPDHFPIAETLIGYREELGKRPPVASLELLWTPHQGEHLLVSGFVHPPTEARAWEALKQAGETDVLTVKGLEGGTDLPIGRACITARVRNGKAERLILHPRDHGCHDADVEWADDNTWADQARNALQNKGPLCDALRWNAGTYLWFSGCSESLEEGIQRAASVLETGQAQAMLDQLCTWRSSLTIR, from the coding sequence TTGACGAGCGCAGTTCTCTCCGGCCGCGAACGCTTTAAGCAGCACCTACGCAAGGTGGGAAGCGGGGAACACACCAGCAAAGGCATGAGTCGCGATGAGGCGGCTGACGCCATGGAGCTGATGCTGCAGGGCGAAGCGACCCCGGCACAGATCGGCGCCTTCCTGATTGCCCATCGCATCCGACGACCTGAACCCCAGGAACTCACGGGCATGCTCGACACCTACCGAGCCCATGGCCCGGTGCTGCAATCCACCGCTGACAGTCGAGCACCGTTGTGCTTCGGCATGCCCTACGACGGGCGCACGCGTACTGCACCGATTTACCCGCTCACCGCGCTGGTGCTGCTGGCCTGTGGTCAGCCGGTGGTTCTGCAGGGCGGTGACCGGATGCCTATCAAATACGGCGTCACCGCTGTTGATCTGTTCCGCCTTCTTGATCTCGACCTCACAGGTCTGCCGATCAGCGCCGTTGCAGACGGGTTCCAGCAGAACGGCTTCGCTCTGATTCACCAGCCGGATCACTTCCCCATTGCGGAAACCCTGATCGGCTACCGCGAGGAACTGGGCAAGCGTCCCCCGGTTGCCAGCCTGGAACTGCTCTGGACACCCCACCAAGGCGAGCACCTCCTTGTAAGTGGCTTTGTCCACCCACCAACAGAAGCCCGCGCCTGGGAAGCCCTGAAGCAAGCCGGCGAAACCGATGTTCTCACCGTGAAGGGGTTGGAGGGAGGCACCGACCTGCCCATCGGACGCGCCTGCATCACGGCCCGAGTGCGGAACGGCAAAGCGGAGCGGTTGATCCTGCACCCCCGTGACCACGGCTGTCACGACGCCGACGTGGAATGGGCTGACGACAACACCTGGGCCGATCAGGCACGCAACGCCCTGCAGAACAAAGGCCCTCTCTGCGACGCCCTGCGCTGGAACGCCGGCACTTATCTGTGGTTCTCCGGTTGCAGTGAATCCCTGGAGGAGGGCATTCAACGGGCAGCGTCGGTTCTGGAGACGGGCCAGGCCCAAGCCATGCTCGATCAACTCTGCACCTGGCGGAGCAGCTTAACCATCCGATAG
- a CDS encoding diacylglycerol/polyprenol kinase family protein: MLSFTGPIAILIWMAMVTAGAVLCSRLRPNQRELSRKIVHIGTGAVVPLAWFFQIPFVVALPVAGLITFVTALNHQWRFIPAVEDVDRNSYGTIAYGVAITTLLWLFWPSRADAVSAGVLVMALGDGLAGLIGRNVDSPKWVLFGQTKSSVGTITMAVVSSLVLIGLAQWSGADLSLPAALGMVAMATGLEQLSWGGLDNLSVPLSVGVLWSQLVV, translated from the coding sequence TTGCTCTCCTTCACCGGACCCATCGCCATCCTGATCTGGATGGCGATGGTGACAGCAGGCGCGGTGTTGTGTAGTCGCCTTCGACCGAACCAACGGGAACTGAGCCGAAAAATTGTGCATATCGGAACCGGAGCCGTGGTTCCTTTGGCCTGGTTCTTTCAAATTCCTTTTGTGGTTGCCCTGCCTGTAGCAGGGCTGATCACCTTTGTGACGGCGTTGAACCACCAATGGCGCTTCATCCCCGCCGTCGAGGATGTTGATCGCAACAGCTACGGCACCATCGCCTACGGCGTCGCGATCACAACACTGCTTTGGCTGTTCTGGCCAAGCCGAGCCGATGCGGTGTCCGCCGGGGTTCTGGTGATGGCACTGGGGGATGGCCTCGCAGGGTTGATCGGCCGAAACGTCGATTCCCCGAAATGGGTTCTGTTTGGTCAGACCAAATCAAGCGTCGGCACGATCACCATGGCCGTTGTCTCAAGCCTGGTGCTGATCGGCCTGGCGCAGTGGTCGGGGGCTGACCTTTCGCTGCCGGCAGCCCTTGGCATGGTGGCCATGGCAACCGGGCTGGAACAGCTCAGCTGGGGCGGTCTCGACAACCTCAGCGTTCCCCTCAGCGTGGGGGTGCTGTGGAGTCAACTGGTGGTTTGA
- the ppk1 gene encoding polyphosphate kinase 1: protein MCAAALAPEHYINRELSWIAFNERVLAQALDSRTPLLDQAKFSAIFSNNLDEFFMVRVASLKSQVEAGVSKPSEDGKSPLEQLLAIRERLIPLLRGQQVHYRQHLRPKLLEHKVELLDYKQLNDDQRQWVDDTFQNSVFPVLTPLAVDPAHPFPFVSNLSLNVAAVVVDPETGQRQFARVKVPQKNLPRFIAIPSNLCGQEHKPVHTAIALEQVIAFNLKELFPGMTIEGHYFFRVTRDADLELRDLEADDLMLALEQGLRKRRMGGEVVRLEVPNEMPQDVVEMLMTGLNVEEEDLYVIDGPLGLDDLLSLTALPLPKLKAQSHGGQTPTVLARSQQHLLDEGAIKPDEFRSIFSVIRSQDILLHHPYDLFSTTVEEFINQAADDPQVMGIKMTLYRTSKDSPIIAALIRAAENGKQVMALVELKARFDEDNNIQWARHLEQSGVHVVYGVLGLKTHTKIVLVVRKEKDKLQSYVHIGTGNYNSKTSKLYTDLGLLTANQELGQDLVELFNYLTGFSKQQSFRRLLVAPVTLRKGMELLIRREIEHAQQGQEAVIRAKMNSLVDPTIIALLYEASQAGVSIELIIRGMCSLYPGCEGLSENIRVISIIGPFLEHSRIFSFANGGSPEVYIGSADWMSRNLDRRIEAVTPIEDPEHRQKLERLLQLYLNDNQAAWDMLSDGTFVQRKLENDASKCNSQIQLVKEWSDGIQSL from the coding sequence ATGTGCGCAGCAGCCTTAGCCCCGGAGCATTACATCAACCGGGAGCTGAGCTGGATCGCCTTCAACGAAAGGGTGCTGGCCCAGGCCCTGGATTCGCGCACACCTCTGCTCGATCAAGCCAAGTTCAGCGCCATCTTCAGCAACAACCTCGACGAATTCTTCATGGTTCGCGTGGCGTCACTGAAGTCTCAGGTGGAGGCGGGCGTCAGCAAGCCAAGTGAGGATGGCAAATCGCCCTTGGAACAACTGCTGGCGATCCGGGAACGGCTGATTCCCCTGCTGCGCGGGCAACAGGTGCATTACCGCCAGCACCTGAGGCCGAAGCTGCTGGAACACAAGGTTGAGCTGCTCGATTACAAACAGCTGAACGACGACCAACGCCAGTGGGTTGACGACACCTTCCAGAACTCGGTGTTTCCGGTGCTCACACCCCTGGCTGTGGACCCCGCCCATCCGTTTCCCTTCGTCAGCAACCTGAGCCTCAACGTTGCGGCCGTGGTTGTTGATCCGGAAACAGGGCAAAGGCAATTTGCCCGGGTCAAAGTTCCCCAGAAAAATCTGCCTCGCTTCATCGCCATCCCATCGAATCTTTGCGGCCAGGAGCACAAACCCGTTCACACCGCCATCGCCCTCGAGCAGGTGATCGCCTTCAACCTGAAAGAGCTGTTCCCTGGCATGACGATTGAGGGGCACTACTTCTTCCGCGTGACGCGGGATGCGGATCTGGAGCTGAGGGATCTGGAAGCCGATGACCTGATGCTGGCCCTTGAACAGGGACTGCGAAAGCGACGCATGGGCGGTGAGGTGGTGCGCCTCGAGGTGCCCAACGAAATGCCTCAGGACGTGGTGGAAATGCTGATGACAGGACTCAACGTTGAAGAGGAAGACCTCTACGTGATCGATGGCCCCCTGGGCCTGGACGACCTACTCAGCCTGACCGCACTACCGCTGCCGAAACTCAAGGCCCAAAGCCACGGAGGCCAGACACCGACGGTGCTTGCCCGCAGTCAGCAACACCTGCTGGACGAGGGAGCGATCAAGCCGGATGAGTTCAGATCGATCTTCTCGGTGATTCGCAGTCAGGACATTCTTCTGCACCATCCCTATGACCTCTTCTCGACAACCGTCGAAGAGTTCATCAACCAGGCAGCGGACGATCCCCAGGTGATGGGCATCAAGATGACGCTCTACCGCACCTCCAAAGACTCGCCGATCATTGCTGCACTGATCCGTGCCGCCGAAAACGGCAAGCAGGTGATGGCTTTGGTGGAATTGAAAGCACGATTTGACGAAGACAACAACATCCAATGGGCCCGGCATCTGGAACAGTCCGGAGTGCATGTGGTCTACGGGGTGCTGGGGCTAAAAACCCACACCAAGATTGTTCTGGTGGTGCGCAAGGAGAAGGATAAGCTTCAGAGCTACGTGCACATCGGCACGGGAAACTACAACTCCAAAACCTCCAAGCTCTACACCGACCTGGGCCTGCTCACCGCCAACCAGGAACTGGGTCAAGACCTGGTGGAACTGTTCAATTACCTCACCGGTTTTTCCAAGCAGCAAAGTTTTCGTCGCCTGCTCGTGGCCCCCGTAACCCTGCGGAAAGGGATGGAGCTGTTAATCCGCCGCGAAATTGAACATGCTCAGCAGGGCCAAGAGGCCGTGATCCGAGCCAAGATGAACTCCCTGGTGGACCCAACAATCATTGCGCTTCTTTATGAAGCGTCCCAAGCCGGAGTGTCGATCGAATTGATCATTCGCGGCATGTGCAGCCTCTATCCCGGTTGTGAAGGACTGAGTGAAAACATTCGGGTGATCAGCATCATCGGCCCGTTCCTGGAACACTCGAGAATCTTTTCGTTCGCCAACGGCGGATCACCGGAGGTGTACATCGGCAGTGCCGACTGGATGAGCCGCAACCTCGACCGCCGCATTGAAGCGGTCACACCGATCGAAGACCCCGAGCATCGCCAGAAACTGGAACGCCTGCTGCAGCTGTACTTGAATGACAACCAGGCTGCCTGGGACATGCTGAGCGACGGCACATTTGTGCAACGCAAACTCGAGAACGACGCCTCGAAATGCAATTCTCAGATTCAATTGGTCAAGGAATGGAGCGACGGCATCCAATCCTTGTAA
- the cynS gene encoding cyanase yields MSVTSTLMAAKKAKSMTFADLEAAMGLDEVWIASLFYGQATASKEEAEKLAEILSLDSTTTEALQEYPTKGSLDPVIPTDPLIYRFYEIMEVYGMPMKDVIQEKFGDGIMSAIDFTLDVDKVEDPKGDRVKITMCGKFLPYKKW; encoded by the coding sequence ATGAGTGTTACCTCCACCTTAATGGCTGCTAAGAAAGCCAAAAGCATGACTTTTGCTGACTTGGAAGCTGCAATGGGGCTTGATGAAGTCTGGATTGCTTCTCTGTTCTATGGACAGGCAACGGCTTCGAAAGAAGAAGCTGAAAAACTTGCTGAAATTTTATCTCTCGATTCGACTACCACAGAGGCTCTTCAGGAATACCCTACTAAGGGGAGTTTAGATCCTGTTATACCTACAGACCCTTTGATTTATCGTTTCTATGAGATCATGGAAGTTTACGGAATGCCGATGAAGGATGTTATCCAAGAGAAGTTTGGCGACGGTATTATGAGTGCTATCGACTTTACCCTCGACGTTGATAAAGTAGAAGATCCAAAAGGTGATCGTGTTAAAATTACAATGTGCGGGAAGTTTTTACCTTACAAAAAGTGGTGA
- a CDS encoding MFS transporter encodes MAAACGNVSLSCVAASLQRPRIPTLLSAFLTLLNDRLSESIVFPLLPFLLAQFAPDGRTLGLLAGSYALAQFLVTPLIGALSDRFGRRPVISICVAGSVVGLGLFAVTVSLPWPRQSLLPLLLLFTARIIDGISGGTAATASAVLADITPPDKRARAFGLIGVAFGLGFILGPFVGGQLARVAVSLPVWVATGFAALNLLVVLNLLPETHPQESRKNLPRKRDLNPFARLSQVLMNPSVGRLCGAFFLFFLAFNGFTAILVLYFKQHFGWGPELATTAFLVVGVVATVVQGGLIGPLVKRFGEWRLTLLGLGLVIIGCLLIPSVGASDRAGVIFTAVGILALGTGLVTPSLRSLVSRRLGREGQGSALGSLQALQSLGSFLGPPLAGLSYDLLGPVSPFAAAATVLLMVIGLVAGSPLPDISDTQPSQS; translated from the coding sequence ATGGCAGCCGCCTGTGGGAATGTGAGTCTCTCCTGCGTGGCAGCAAGCTTGCAGCGTCCTCGGATTCCCACACTGCTCAGCGCGTTTCTCACGCTGCTCAACGACCGGCTCAGCGAAAGCATTGTTTTTCCGCTGTTGCCCTTTCTCCTGGCCCAGTTCGCCCCAGACGGGCGAACCCTGGGTCTGTTGGCCGGAAGCTATGCCCTGGCGCAGTTCCTGGTCACGCCCTTGATCGGAGCGCTCAGTGATCGCTTCGGCCGCCGCCCCGTGATCAGCATCTGCGTCGCAGGATCCGTCGTGGGGCTCGGCCTGTTTGCCGTGACGGTTTCACTGCCTTGGCCCCGCCAAAGCCTGCTGCCCCTGCTGTTGCTATTCACAGCACGGATCATTGACGGCATCAGTGGCGGTACGGCAGCAACAGCCAGCGCCGTGCTCGCCGACATCACTCCTCCCGACAAGCGAGCCCGTGCCTTTGGCTTGATCGGCGTGGCCTTTGGCTTGGGGTTCATCCTCGGCCCCTTCGTTGGCGGGCAACTGGCCCGGGTGGCCGTGTCCCTTCCCGTTTGGGTGGCGACAGGTTTCGCTGCACTCAACCTCTTGGTGGTGCTCAATCTGCTGCCGGAAACCCATCCCCAGGAGTCCCGCAAAAACCTGCCCAGAAAACGCGACCTCAATCCGTTTGCACGGCTGAGCCAGGTGCTGATGAACCCCAGCGTGGGGCGACTGTGCGGAGCTTTTTTCCTCTTCTTCCTGGCCTTCAACGGCTTCACCGCCATCCTGGTGCTCTATTTCAAGCAACACTTCGGCTGGGGCCCTGAGCTGGCCACCACCGCCTTCCTCGTGGTGGGGGTCGTCGCCACCGTGGTGCAAGGAGGGCTGATCGGGCCCCTGGTGAAACGGTTTGGTGAATGGCGTCTGACCTTGCTGGGCCTGGGCCTGGTGATCATTGGATGCCTGCTGATCCCCAGCGTCGGCGCATCCGATCGCGCCGGCGTCATCTTCACCGCCGTCGGCATCTTGGCCCTGGGCACCGGCTTGGTCACACCAAGCCTTCGCAGCCTGGTGTCACGGCGCCTGGGACGGGAGGGGCAAGGCAGCGCCCTCGGCAGCCTTCAGGCCCTGCAGAGTTTGGGCAGTTTTCTCGGCCCTCCCCTGGCGGGATTGAGCTACGACCTGCTGGGTCCAGTGAGCCCGTTTGCGGCTGCGGCAACCGTGCTGCTGATGGTGATCGGCCTGGTAGCCGGCAGCCCACTGCCGGACATCTCCGACACACAACCCAGCCAGTCCTGA